From the genome of Streptomyces sp. V1I1, one region includes:
- a CDS encoding polymorphic toxin-type HINT domain-containing protein yields MPALPSVRRRLRALSVPAAAVLLALTLPAQAIALPPDPASDEVPREELVLEALPKGQFVPEKSGNAGLARIGAEAPVTQSEAPAGTTTPPKADTGNVEFSAPVQPAAFTTGTASATPVALEPAEDLPVKLGQATGAEAPTGTWQVSITDRADPLAKGVDGALLTVTAPASGSVPVSVQLDYRAYQNLYGADWSSRLRFVQFPECYLTTPAVEECRTYQELETVNDSKAKSITATVDTAADGTVTPAAAPQLGATPSGVMQAAYVRPAPKSAATSAATGGDRAVVGAIDSGAGEGGSFKATPLISNGQWAAGSSSGAFTWSYPITVPPAPAGPAPKIALGYNSQSVDGRTATSSPQASWIGEGWDYDPGHIQRRYRTCKDDTKAVDGETPNNTAKKDETSDLCWVSHNAVMSLGGKTVELVRESPTSDIYRPQDDDGTRVQLKTGAGNGDNDGEYWEVTTADGTKYFYGLNKIGGGHADTGSVFTVPVFGNHPDEPCHAATFAASRCNNDTTKQQAWHWGLDKVVDVHGNAMVVNWHQSTNYYAVSKKTETPEKYVRGGLPDSIEYGLRDDNLGGTPTASVNFYLSQRCLESATVCASENFDKTDDPAAYRPWWDSPGSLNCKSSSKLCPAFPSFWNRMRLGKIETFAHRPGTTGLQKVDTFVLNHSFPRDWYDTSPGLWLNSITRYGFAPGATSGTRMTESGVSFEKYVVGPNDPLKHLKDQQLPNLVPRDGSDDRPGFKRPRIGTVSTEHGGDIEVIYRGGCKVQPSVAPENNHGTCYPVRWSPDGEEKLPKLAWFNKYVADTVIETDRITGVSARVVTKYKYADAAWGKSDDEFTKPDLRTYSDWRGYQTVTTVKGNETKSAKSTDPETQSYAVSRYFRGAGGAVKDSTGKVTLAADDQDQYAGMVAETISYNGAGGRILSRTLSRPWSEQTASRARDGGVGPLLAHRTGVQQTDAIQTVGTSWQAVRTETEFDSNYGLPVQTQTAVVKPNGTGETLSDYSCTKTEYAHNTSANLVGLVKAVRTTATSCADYASADPGTQLVSATRTSYDGLSYGVTPVKGLATSVADINAEGTSHTVVTSMQYDPLGRIRKVTKPLLGTTETQYIPGDVGGPVTSIKTINPKGHSNTTVFDPGRGLPLTVTDANGRTARNEYDVFGRLVKGWSPARSSGIQTPDVQISYQMADASSTVTKPSAVTVQTIKDDGTHATQVTIYDGLMRPVQTQSQAHGPGRIVTDTRYNDHGLAWEQTSGYLAKGEPVTSLFKRQSDTLVPSLTRTFFDGLERQVRVATYHGTTFLHNDSTTYGDTTTYVRPAGVSDPATKTFNDALGRVTKVLHYTNTNSTLSRATTYEYDARGNRTKVTDPAGNVWSSSYDARRRVVSSTDPDTGTATTDYDAADRVTSVTDSKGTLFSSYDELSRLTAVREGSATAPPVKEFRYDTLPGALGLPVSSTRHDASGDYVNRVTGYDIGYRPTGRETVIPANTMTTGVSGTYAYAYTYTPTGKPLTTTLPAKGGLAAEKVVTRYNEDGLPESTSGDTWYTADVTYSAYGEPMRTVSGPQPYRVWTTNFLHNNTGQLQRTVVDRETAKTRVSDTRYSYDYAGKITSIGHKMSDPTTGAATNDNQCFTYDAMGELVHAWTTNLPSSAGGAACQSPGGWSWGYRSDGLATRGPVADAPDNVTDATAPDTALTDSLKGAAPLAGTVSGGTTGYWDSYTFDVIGNRTGLVIHNPADPTKDVTRTYGYGTTVPGGTAPATEIQPHTLADVTSTPSGSGSVYTYDSVGNTTVRDLPDTTQQLTWTQERKLATITDDGVTTKYVYDAEGNRLLENTPSGSVLYLGETELTTAAGTITRATRAYSQAGAPTVLRSTTNGATTGHKLDVLVSDHLGTATTVIGMAANQPVSRRAFKPYGEIRGTKTSWPNKRTYLGVGIDDASGLTHIGAREYDQTAGRFVSADPVIDFTDPLQMNGYAYSNNSPISASDPSGLFCDGCGAGGADTVWTPDHGPGCTTEGCYDTDGDYLYNPNTSSTTKPQKPAQTVTITTDGKGVTWVEGMRMPTAQELAARYPLVKSEEERLKQWAQGKCYNPEDQGSKFCVAAEGMGLVSYEQSASQKIVTAIIVGVVAPDTEAWKGCFGGELSSCGAAALDLPIAKLAKGLKVTYKVIDKVDDVCELNSFVPGTLVLMADGTAKPIEDIKTGDKVLATDPETGQTRSKEVSAIRGDTGNKNLVRVKVDTDGQTGGKTAEITTTAGHPFWVPELNEWLAATDLIAGQHLLAGPGRQVTILAVARRSAPATVHNFTVDEFHTYYVLAGTTPVLVHNAGGPMDPLSFGSRYTGRLDRINIGGTADFEVHVYHRGKEIGIFGSNGWFPKHGKSADVHVPQDVYNNLKGLAVGEMRASGRLGPKGTQNVKGDSWKLPRITGGC; encoded by the coding sequence GTGCCAGCTCTGCCGTCCGTACGCCGACGCCTGCGCGCCCTCTCGGTGCCGGCCGCTGCCGTACTGCTCGCCCTGACCCTTCCGGCTCAGGCAATAGCCCTGCCACCGGACCCCGCCAGCGACGAGGTCCCGCGCGAGGAACTGGTCCTGGAGGCCCTCCCCAAGGGGCAGTTCGTCCCGGAGAAGAGCGGAAACGCCGGCCTCGCGCGTATCGGTGCCGAAGCCCCGGTGACGCAGTCCGAGGCCCCGGCGGGCACCACCACCCCGCCCAAGGCCGACACGGGCAACGTCGAGTTCAGCGCCCCCGTCCAGCCCGCGGCGTTCACCACTGGCACGGCCTCGGCCACCCCCGTGGCGCTCGAGCCCGCCGAGGACCTACCGGTGAAGCTCGGCCAGGCCACCGGTGCGGAGGCCCCCACCGGCACCTGGCAGGTGTCGATCACCGACCGCGCCGACCCGCTCGCCAAGGGCGTCGACGGCGCGCTGCTCACGGTGACCGCGCCCGCTTCCGGCTCCGTCCCCGTCTCCGTCCAGCTCGACTACCGGGCGTACCAGAACCTCTACGGCGCCGACTGGTCCTCCCGGCTGCGCTTCGTCCAGTTCCCCGAGTGCTATCTGACGACCCCCGCGGTCGAGGAGTGCCGGACCTACCAGGAGCTGGAGACGGTCAACGACTCCAAGGCCAAGTCGATCACGGCCACGGTCGACACGGCGGCCGACGGCACCGTGACCCCGGCCGCAGCGCCGCAGCTGGGGGCGACGCCTTCCGGTGTCATGCAGGCCGCGTATGTCAGGCCTGCTCCCAAGTCCGCCGCCACGTCCGCCGCCACGGGCGGCGACCGGGCGGTCGTCGGCGCCATCGACTCGGGCGCGGGCGAGGGCGGCTCCTTCAAGGCCACCCCGCTGATCTCCAACGGCCAGTGGGCCGCGGGCAGTTCCTCCGGCGCCTTCACCTGGTCGTACCCGATCACTGTGCCACCGGCCCCGGCCGGTCCCGCGCCGAAGATCGCGCTGGGCTACAACTCCCAGTCGGTGGACGGCCGGACCGCCACATCCTCGCCCCAGGCTTCCTGGATCGGCGAGGGCTGGGACTACGACCCGGGCCACATCCAGCGCCGGTACCGCACCTGCAAGGACGACACCAAGGCCGTCGACGGCGAGACGCCCAACAACACGGCGAAGAAGGACGAGACCTCCGACCTGTGCTGGGTCTCGCACAACGCCGTGATGTCCCTCGGTGGAAAGACCGTCGAGTTGGTGCGGGAGAGTCCGACCTCCGACATCTACCGCCCGCAGGACGACGACGGCACCCGCGTTCAGCTGAAGACCGGCGCCGGCAACGGCGACAACGACGGCGAGTACTGGGAAGTCACCACCGCCGACGGCACCAAGTACTTCTACGGACTGAACAAGATCGGCGGCGGCCACGCCGACACCGGCTCGGTCTTCACTGTCCCCGTCTTCGGCAACCACCCCGACGAGCCCTGCCACGCCGCGACCTTCGCCGCCTCCCGGTGCAACAACGACACCACCAAGCAGCAGGCCTGGCACTGGGGCCTGGACAAGGTCGTCGACGTTCACGGCAACGCGATGGTCGTCAACTGGCACCAGTCGACGAACTACTACGCGGTCAGCAAGAAGACCGAGACCCCGGAGAAGTACGTCCGCGGCGGCTTGCCCGACTCGATCGAGTACGGACTGCGCGACGACAACCTCGGCGGCACTCCCACCGCCTCGGTCAACTTCTACCTCTCCCAGCGCTGCCTGGAGAGTGCCACCGTCTGCGCGTCCGAGAACTTCGACAAGACCGACGACCCGGCCGCCTACCGTCCCTGGTGGGACAGCCCGGGCAGCCTCAACTGCAAGTCGTCCTCCAAGCTCTGCCCGGCCTTTCCCTCCTTCTGGAACCGGATGCGCCTGGGCAAGATCGAGACGTTCGCGCACCGCCCCGGCACCACCGGTCTGCAGAAGGTCGACACGTTCGTCCTCAACCACTCCTTCCCGCGTGACTGGTACGACACCTCGCCCGGTCTGTGGCTGAACTCCATCACCCGCTACGGCTTCGCACCCGGCGCCACCAGCGGAACCCGAATGACGGAGTCTGGCGTCAGCTTCGAGAAGTACGTGGTCGGCCCGAACGACCCGCTCAAGCACCTCAAGGACCAGCAGCTCCCCAACCTCGTCCCCCGGGACGGCAGCGACGACCGCCCCGGATTCAAGCGCCCCCGCATCGGCACCGTCTCCACCGAGCACGGCGGCGACATCGAGGTCATCTACCGCGGCGGCTGCAAGGTTCAGCCGAGCGTGGCCCCCGAGAACAACCACGGCACCTGCTACCCCGTGCGCTGGTCCCCGGACGGCGAGGAGAAGCTGCCCAAGCTCGCCTGGTTCAACAAGTACGTCGCCGACACCGTGATCGAGACCGACCGGATTACCGGCGTCTCGGCGCGCGTCGTCACCAAGTACAAGTACGCGGACGCTGCCTGGGGCAAGAGCGACGACGAGTTCACCAAGCCCGATCTGCGCACGTACAGCGACTGGCGTGGCTACCAGACGGTGACCACGGTCAAGGGCAACGAGACCAAGAGCGCCAAGAGCACCGATCCCGAGACCCAGTCGTACGCGGTCTCCCGCTACTTCCGAGGTGCGGGCGGTGCCGTCAAGGACTCCACCGGCAAGGTCACGCTCGCCGCGGACGACCAGGACCAGTACGCCGGAATGGTCGCAGAGACCATCAGCTACAACGGAGCCGGCGGCCGCATCCTCAGCCGCACCCTGAGCAGACCGTGGTCCGAGCAGACGGCCTCACGCGCCCGCGACGGAGGCGTCGGACCGCTGCTCGCGCACCGCACCGGCGTGCAGCAGACGGACGCGATCCAGACCGTCGGCACGAGCTGGCAGGCCGTGCGCACCGAGACGGAGTTCGACAGCAACTACGGGCTGCCCGTCCAGACGCAGACCGCGGTGGTCAAGCCCAACGGGACCGGCGAGACGCTGAGCGACTACTCCTGCACCAAGACCGAGTACGCGCACAACACCTCGGCCAACCTCGTCGGCCTGGTCAAGGCCGTGCGGACGACGGCCACCTCCTGCGCCGACTACGCCTCGGCCGACCCGGGCACCCAATTGGTGAGCGCGACCCGTACCTCGTACGACGGACTGTCCTACGGTGTGACCCCGGTGAAGGGCCTGGCCACCTCCGTCGCCGACATCAACGCCGAGGGCACCTCGCACACCGTGGTCACCTCCATGCAGTACGACCCCCTGGGCCGTATCCGCAAGGTGACCAAGCCGCTGCTCGGCACCACCGAGACGCAGTACATCCCGGGTGACGTCGGTGGTCCGGTGACCTCGATCAAGACCATCAACCCAAAGGGCCACTCGAACACCACCGTCTTCGACCCCGGGCGCGGGCTGCCGCTGACCGTCACCGACGCCAACGGCCGTACGGCGCGCAACGAGTACGACGTCTTCGGTCGGCTGGTCAAGGGCTGGTCCCCGGCGCGCTCCTCCGGTATCCAGACGCCGGACGTGCAGATCTCGTACCAGATGGCCGACGCGTCCTCGACGGTCACCAAGCCCTCGGCCGTCACCGTCCAGACGATCAAGGATGACGGGACCCACGCCACGCAGGTCACCATCTACGACGGCCTGATGCGGCCGGTCCAGACCCAGTCGCAGGCGCACGGCCCGGGCCGGATCGTCACCGACACCCGGTACAACGACCATGGTCTGGCCTGGGAGCAGACCAGCGGCTACCTCGCCAAGGGCGAGCCGGTGACCTCGCTCTTCAAGCGCCAGTCGGACACCCTCGTCCCCAGCCTGACCAGGACGTTCTTCGACGGCCTTGAGCGCCAGGTCCGGGTGGCGACCTACCACGGCACCACGTTCCTGCACAACGACTCGACCACGTACGGCGATACGACCACCTACGTCCGCCCGGCGGGCGTCAGCGACCCCGCCACCAAGACGTTCAACGACGCCCTGGGCCGGGTCACGAAGGTCCTGCACTACACCAACACGAACTCGACGCTGTCGCGTGCGACGACGTACGAGTACGACGCCCGGGGCAACCGGACCAAGGTCACCGACCCGGCGGGCAACGTCTGGTCGTCCAGCTACGACGCGCGGCGCCGGGTCGTCTCCAGCACGGACCCGGACACCGGCACCGCGACGACGGACTACGACGCCGCCGACCGGGTCACGAGCGTCACCGACTCGAAGGGCACCCTCTTCTCCTCGTACGACGAGCTGAGCCGGCTCACCGCGGTCCGCGAGGGCTCCGCGACGGCCCCGCCCGTCAAGGAGTTCAGGTACGACACCCTGCCCGGCGCGCTGGGCCTGCCGGTCTCCTCGACCCGGCACGACGCGAGCGGCGACTACGTCAACCGCGTCACCGGCTACGACATCGGGTACCGGCCGACCGGCCGTGAGACGGTCATCCCGGCGAACACGATGACCACCGGTGTCTCCGGCACGTATGCCTACGCGTACACGTACACGCCGACCGGCAAGCCGCTGACGACGACTCTTCCGGCGAAGGGCGGCCTGGCCGCGGAGAAGGTCGTCACCCGGTACAACGAGGACGGCCTGCCGGAGTCCACGTCCGGGGACACCTGGTACACGGCGGACGTCACGTACTCGGCGTATGGCGAGCCGATGCGCACGGTCAGCGGCCCGCAGCCCTACCGGGTGTGGACCACCAACTTCCTCCACAACAACACGGGGCAGCTGCAGCGCACCGTCGTCGACCGGGAGACGGCGAAGACCCGGGTCAGCGACACCCGCTACTCCTACGACTACGCCGGAAAGATCACGTCGATCGGCCACAAGATGTCCGATCCGACGACCGGCGCGGCTACGAACGACAACCAGTGCTTCACCTACGACGCGATGGGCGAGCTCGTCCACGCCTGGACCACGAACCTGCCGTCCTCGGCGGGCGGCGCGGCCTGCCAGAGCCCGGGCGGCTGGTCCTGGGGATACCGGTCCGACGGACTGGCCACCCGCGGACCGGTCGCGGACGCACCGGACAACGTCACCGACGCGACGGCCCCGGACACCGCGCTCACCGACTCGCTGAAGGGGGCGGCCCCGCTCGCAGGCACGGTCTCGGGCGGTACGACGGGCTACTGGGACAGCTACACCTTCGACGTCATCGGCAACCGCACCGGGCTCGTGATCCACAACCCCGCGGACCCGACGAAGGACGTCACCCGCACCTACGGCTACGGAACAACCGTCCCCGGCGGCACCGCTCCTGCCACCGAGATCCAGCCCCACACGCTGGCCGACGTCACCTCCACACCGAGCGGCAGCGGCAGCGTCTACACGTACGACTCCGTGGGCAACACCACGGTCCGCGACCTGCCTGACACCACCCAGCAGCTGACCTGGACGCAGGAGCGCAAGCTCGCCACGATCACGGACGACGGTGTCACCACCAAGTACGTCTACGACGCCGAGGGCAACCGCCTGCTGGAGAACACCCCTTCGGGCAGTGTCCTCTACCTGGGCGAGACCGAGCTGACGACGGCCGCGGGCACGATCACCCGCGCGACGCGGGCGTACTCCCAGGCCGGCGCCCCCACGGTGCTGCGCTCGACCACGAACGGCGCGACGACCGGCCACAAGCTGGACGTCCTGGTCAGCGACCACCTGGGCACGGCGACCACGGTGATCGGCATGGCCGCGAACCAGCCGGTCTCACGACGGGCCTTCAAGCCGTACGGAGAGATCCGCGGGACCAAGACCTCGTGGCCCAACAAGCGCACATACCTGGGCGTCGGCATCGACGACGCGTCGGGCCTGACCCATATCGGCGCCCGCGAGTACGACCAGACGGCCGGCCGCTTTGTCTCGGCGGACCCGGTCATCGACTTCACAGACCCGCTGCAGATGAACGGGTACGCCTACAGCAACAACAGCCCGATCAGCGCGTCCGACCCGTCGGGCCTGTTCTGCGACGGCTGCGGCGCGGGCGGCGCGGACACGGTCTGGACGCCGGACCACGGCCCGGGCTGCACGACGGAAGGCTGCTACGACACCGACGGCGACTACCTCTACAACCCCAACACCTCGTCGACGACCAAGCCACAGAAGCCCGCCCAGACGGTCACGATCACGACCGATGGAAAGGGCGTCACCTGGGTCGAGGGCATGCGCATGCCGACAGCCCAGGAACTCGCGGCCCGCTACCCGCTGGTGAAGTCGGAGGAAGAACGCCTCAAGCAGTGGGCGCAGGGCAAGTGCTACAACCCCGAGGACCAGGGCAGCAAGTTCTGCGTGGCCGCTGAGGGAATGGGCCTGGTCTCGTACGAGCAGTCCGCGTCCCAGAAGATCGTCACGGCGATCATCGTGGGCGTCGTGGCCCCGGACACGGAGGCATGGAAGGGCTGCTTCGGCGGAGAGCTGTCCTCCTGCGGGGCGGCCGCCCTGGACCTGCCCATAGCCAAGCTCGCGAAGGGCCTGAAGGTTACCTACAAGGTGATCGACAAGGTCGACGACGTCTGCGAACTGAACAGCTTTGTCCCCGGAACGCTCGTGCTGATGGCAGACGGCACGGCCAAGCCCATTGAGGACATCAAGACCGGTGACAAGGTTCTGGCCACCGATCCCGAAACCGGCCAAACGCGGAGCAAGGAGGTTTCGGCGATCCGCGGGGACACAGGGAACAAGAACCTCGTCCGCGTAAAGGTCGACACCGACGGGCAGACCGGTGGCAAGACCGCCGAGATCACGACAACCGCAGGGCACCCTTTCTGGGTTCCGGAACTCAACGAATGGCTTGCAGCAACGGACCTGATCGCCGGTCAGCACCTGCTGGCCGGACCTGGTCGGCAGGTAACGATCCTCGCGGTCGCGCGTCGGTCAGCGCCGGCCACCGTACACAACTTCACCGTCGACGAGTTCCACACGTACTACGTGCTCGCTGGAACCACCCCGGTCCTTGTCCATAACGCGGGGGGTCCGATGGATCCGCTGAGTTTCGGAAGTAGGTACACGGGCCGCCTGGACCGGATCAATATCGGCGGTACAGCAGACTTCGAGGTCCACGTCTACCATCGGGGCAAGGAAATCGGGATCTTCGGTAGTAACGGCTGGTTCCCCAAGCATGGGAAGAGTGCCGACGTCCACGTTCCGCAGGATGTCTACAACAATCTAAAGGGTCTGGCAGTGGGAGAGATGCGCGCTTCGGGCCGATTGGGTCCCAAGGGTACGCAGAACGTCAAGGGCGACAGCTGGAAGCTCCCGCGGATTACGGGTGGTTGCTGA
- a CDS encoding DNRLRE domain-containing protein → MTSRWRRMPGRRPLAAVAAAVVLASGLTYVGLNNHEEQRPSAKPRSRQSAPLSEADAAVKAKKSGKAVEATALRTSYATTWAMPDGLMHRRIHASPIRAKVDGAWKAIDTDLERVEGGWAPKATNVRMVFSAGTKAKGGNRASRDSVRRVSLLPGAITPGTGNTLATITVDGHDIVLTWPGAIPTPIIDGPRALYPEILPGADLVLTSDDNGFAQLLVVKNRTAAADPRVARLAYGLSSPDLNFSLDPVSGIVSAQDQGGNDIAESPTPLMWDNSGVPALTDGQAGSDATPAPEVLPSESAGTTPDPAESETATPEPSDSVQDGDVEDPFKEVLPEASDEAPDPSATEPGSTVPPIPSEPSPEPSQTGAAATLSLPSLNGPQPDSNGTLVETHLDDGNWVFIPDQDFLADPGTVYPVFIDPSVSKHTNDWTTAYSRHPYANFYNGKNFNKGGTHEARVGFESDTWGTSRSFFTIDWDRDLKGATVSKATLRALNTYSWSCQARSMSVHLTGSVSSKTNWKNAPSMNDGNKIGRDSFAHGYKSNCRDDYVAFDVKSTAQRAVKGGWPTMTIGFRATDENSQYSWKKFQANGGSDPYIDLSYNRPPDPPTGLDLDPGLSCDTTYPYINLGSSSLTFWANASDKDDNLAAVQFDLWPTGGSTANLLGSKGRVSVGSQTSSARVHTDPFSTSGLKNGTSYSWRAKAVDKFGATSGYSPSKTPCRFVFDSAKPSPPTVTSPHFPDADAKDNGFNNEAEDSKWSTVKFGTAGSFTFKAAQTDVVKFEYGFNQASYPFSVARTNGAAVTTLTTVSNAKPPLAGPNVLYVRAVDDAGHVSEPLKYFFYVTPRDQADKPGDFTGDALPDLLVVDANGNLRLYASESTTDLTKGTGDLDYSMSGAYKGNPAKDPNGDDGLPVYVAAPSGYWKNTLITHLGDIYGGDGLQDLVARREGKLWVYPGDGYGGVNIDKRQQILLPSNAPAPDSITQIVSAGDATGDGKADFFLTVGDAFWVLIGYNGASVEQATQLSSSAWTERDIVTVQDVTGDSVTDLIYRTDVTGRLLLRTGKAGASGGVDLNSLAAAANSAKGVDEQYGASGWATSNIRLLAGTPDANKDGIPDIWTLRADGAVRFYAGSRGEMAHSGVEIVGNSDGGWKNKMAIG, encoded by the coding sequence ATGACGAGCAGATGGCGCCGCATGCCCGGACGCCGACCACTCGCCGCGGTCGCGGCCGCCGTCGTCCTGGCCTCCGGCCTCACCTACGTGGGCCTGAACAACCACGAGGAGCAGCGACCTTCGGCCAAGCCACGCAGCCGGCAGAGCGCGCCGCTGAGTGAGGCCGACGCCGCAGTGAAGGCCAAGAAGTCCGGCAAGGCGGTTGAGGCGACCGCGCTGCGCACGTCGTACGCCACCACCTGGGCGATGCCCGACGGGCTGATGCACCGGCGCATCCACGCCAGCCCGATCCGCGCCAAGGTCGACGGCGCGTGGAAGGCCATCGACACCGACCTGGAGCGAGTGGAGGGCGGCTGGGCCCCCAAGGCCACCAACGTCCGCATGGTCTTCTCCGCGGGCACCAAGGCCAAGGGCGGCAACCGCGCGTCCCGCGACTCCGTGCGGCGCGTCTCGCTGCTGCCGGGGGCGATCACGCCCGGTACCGGCAACACCCTCGCCACCATCACCGTCGACGGCCATGACATCGTGCTGACGTGGCCCGGTGCCATTCCTACGCCCATCATCGACGGCCCACGAGCGCTCTATCCGGAGATCCTCCCGGGCGCGGATCTGGTCCTGACCTCGGACGACAACGGATTCGCCCAGCTGCTCGTCGTGAAGAACCGGACGGCGGCCGCCGATCCCCGGGTCGCGCGCCTGGCCTACGGGCTCTCCTCTCCCGACCTCAACTTCTCCCTGGACCCGGTGTCCGGCATCGTCAGCGCTCAGGACCAGGGCGGCAATGACATAGCCGAGTCCCCGACCCCGCTGATGTGGGACAACTCGGGCGTCCCGGCGCTCACCGACGGGCAGGCGGGCAGCGATGCCACCCCGGCACCCGAGGTGCTGCCCTCCGAGTCTGCCGGGACGACGCCGGATCCCGCGGAGTCGGAGACGGCCACTCCCGAACCCTCGGACTCCGTCCAGGACGGCGATGTGGAAGACCCCTTCAAGGAGGTGCTCCCCGAGGCCTCCGACGAGGCGCCGGACCCGTCCGCCACCGAACCCGGATCAACGGTCCCGCCCATTCCGTCCGAGCCGTCCCCGGAGCCCTCGCAGACCGGCGCCGCGGCCACCCTCTCCCTGCCCTCGCTCAACGGCCCTCAGCCGGACTCCAACGGCACGCTCGTGGAAACACATCTGGACGACGGCAACTGGGTGTTCATCCCGGACCAGGACTTCCTCGCCGACCCCGGCACGGTCTACCCGGTGTTCATCGATCCTTCGGTCAGCAAGCACACCAACGACTGGACCACGGCGTACAGCCGGCACCCCTACGCGAACTTCTACAACGGCAAGAACTTCAACAAGGGCGGCACGCACGAGGCCCGGGTCGGCTTCGAGTCCGACACCTGGGGCACCTCGCGTTCCTTCTTCACCATCGACTGGGACCGCGATCTCAAGGGCGCGACCGTCAGCAAGGCCACTCTGCGGGCCCTGAACACCTACTCCTGGTCCTGCCAGGCGCGCAGCATGTCCGTGCACCTCACGGGCTCGGTCAGCTCCAAGACCAATTGGAAGAACGCGCCGTCGATGAACGACGGCAACAAGATCGGCCGGGACAGCTTCGCGCACGGATACAAGAGCAACTGCCGTGACGACTATGTCGCCTTCGACGTCAAGTCCACGGCCCAGCGCGCGGTGAAGGGCGGCTGGCCGACGATGACCATAGGCTTCAGGGCGACCGACGAGAACTCCCAGTACTCCTGGAAGAAGTTCCAGGCGAACGGCGGCAGCGACCCGTACATCGACCTGAGCTACAACCGTCCCCCCGACCCGCCCACCGGCCTGGACCTCGACCCCGGCCTGAGCTGCGACACGACGTATCCGTACATCAACCTCGGCTCTTCCTCCCTCACCTTCTGGGCCAACGCGAGCGACAAGGACGACAATCTCGCGGCGGTCCAATTCGATCTGTGGCCCACCGGCGGCAGCACCGCCAACCTGCTCGGCAGCAAGGGCAGAGTGTCCGTCGGCAGCCAGACCAGCTCGGCGAGGGTGCACACCGACCCCTTCTCCACCAGCGGCCTGAAGAACGGCACCAGCTACTCGTGGCGTGCCAAGGCAGTCGACAAGTTCGGCGCGACCTCTGGGTACTCACCCTCGAAGACCCCGTGCCGGTTCGTGTTCGACAGTGCCAAGCCTTCGCCGCCGACCGTCACCTCGCCGCACTTCCCGGACGCCGATGCCAAGGACAACGGCTTCAACAACGAGGCCGAGGACTCGAAGTGGAGCACGGTCAAGTTCGGCACCGCGGGCTCCTTCACCTTCAAGGCCGCGCAGACCGATGTGGTGAAGTTCGAGTACGGCTTCAACCAGGCCTCGTATCCCTTCTCTGTGGCGCGCACGAACGGCGCTGCCGTCACCACACTGACCACGGTGTCCAATGCCAAGCCCCCACTCGCCGGACCCAACGTCCTGTATGTGCGAGCGGTGGACGATGCCGGGCATGTCTCGGAGCCGCTGAAGTACTTCTTCTACGTCACCCCGCGCGACCAGGCCGACAAGCCCGGCGACTTCACCGGTGACGCGCTCCCCGACCTGTTGGTCGTCGACGCCAACGGCAACCTACGGCTGTACGCGTCCGAGTCAACGACCGACCTCACGAAGGGCACCGGTGACCTGGACTACTCCATGTCCGGTGCGTACAAGGGGAATCCGGCCAAGGACCCGAACGGTGACGACGGGCTCCCCGTCTATGTCGCGGCCCCGTCCGGGTACTGGAAGAACACCCTCATCACCCACCTCGGCGACATCTACGGCGGCGACGGTCTGCAGGACCTGGTCGCCCGCCGGGAGGGTAAGCTGTGGGTGTATCCCGGTGACGGATACGGCGGCGTGAACATCGACAAGCGCCAGCAGATCCTGCTGCCGTCGAACGCGCCGGCCCCGGACAGCATCACCCAGATCGTCTCCGCCGGCGATGCCACGGGCGACGGCAAGGCCGACTTCTTTCTCACCGTCGGCGACGCCTTCTGGGTGCTGATCGGCTACAACGGCGCGTCCGTCGAGCAAGCGACCCAGCTGTCCAGCTCCGCGTGGACGGAACGCGACATCGTGACGGTCCAGGACGTCACCGGCGACTCAGTCACCGACCTCATCTACCGGACCGATGTGACCGGGCGACTCCTGCTGCGTACGGGCAAGGCGGGCGCCTCAGGCGGTGTCGACCTCAACTCTCTGGCGGCCGCGGCCAATTCGGCCAAGGGCGTGGACGAGCAGTACGGCGCCTCCGGCTGGGCCACCAGCAACATCCGGCTGCTTGCGGGCACACCCGACGCCAACAAGGACGGCATCCCTGACATCTGGACGCTGCGGGCGGACGGTGCTGTCCGCTTCTACGCGGGCTCGCGTGGGGAGATGGCGCACTCCGGAGTCGAGATCGTCGGCAACAGTGACGGCGGCTGGAAGAACAAGATGGCCATCGGCTGA